The Spirochaetaceae bacterium genome segment GCGGTCGCGCGGCTGTCGCCTGGCGGTCGCGCGGCTGTCGCCTGCGGTCGCGCGGCTGTCGCCTGGCGGTCGCGCGGCTGTCGCCTGCGGTCGCGCGGCTGTCGCCTGGCGGTCGCGCGGCTGTCGCCTGCGGTCGCGCGGATGCCGCCCGGCGGTCGTCCGGCGGCGTTGTCACCGGCGCGAATCGCGACCTATATTGTCCCCCACGGACCCGCCCCGGAGTGCCCGAAGCGGCACTCCGGCGCGCCCCGGACGGCGGTTCGGGCGGCCGCGACGGCGGGCAGTTGCAAGCGGGAGAACAAAGAGCGTGGTAAACGGCGACAAGAGGACCGGCACCTGGACGGTAAAGGTGGGCCTGGCGCAGATGCTCAAGGGTGGTGTCATCATGGACGTGGTGACCGCCGACCAGGCCAGGATTGCCGAGGATGCCGGCGCCTGCGCGGTGATGGCGCTGGAGCGGGTGCCGGCGGAGATTCGCGCGGCCGGCGGGGTGGCCCGCATGGCAGACCCCACCAAGGTCACCGAGATCCAGGAGGCGGTGTCGATCCCGGTCATGGCCAAGTGCCGCATCGGCCACTTCGTGGAGGCCCAGGTGCTTGAAGCGCTCGCCGTCGACTACATCGACGAGTCGGAGGTGCTCACACCGGCCGACGAAACGAACCACGTGTGGAAGCATGGCTTCAGCGTGCCGTTCGTGTGCGGCTGCCGCGATCTGGGCGAGGCGCTGCGGCGCATCGGCGAAGGTGCCGCGATGATTCGCACCAAGGGCGAGGCGGGTACCGGCAACGTGGTGGAGGCAGTGCGCCACGCGCGCGCCGTGCTCGGCGCGTTGCGCCGTGTCGGCCGCCTGGACGACTCCGAGCTGATGGCCGAGGCAAAGCGGCTCGGAGCCCCCCTGCAGCTCCTGCAGGACGTGCGCCGCGACGGTCGCCTGCCGGTGGTGAACTTCGCGGCCGGCGGCATCGCCACCCCGGCCGACGCCGCGCTGATGATGCAACTCGGTGTCGACGGCGTGTTCGTCGGTTCCGGCATTTTCAAGAGCGAGCAGCCGGCACGAATGGCCGGCGCGATCGTCAAGGCTACCACCCACTTCCGGGACGCGGCGATCGTGGCCGAGGCGTCGCGCGGGCTCGGCGCCGCCATGCCGGGCCTCGATATCCGCGAGATACCGGAAACCGAACAGCTCGCGGTACGCGGCTGGTAGCGGCCGTCGGCTGCCGGGCGTCCGTCGCCGTGCTGATCGGCATATTGGCGCTGCAGGGCGACTTCGCCGAACATCGCGCCGCCCTGCGCGCCCTGGGCGTCGACACCCGCCTGGTGCGCCTGCCGGCCGAGTTGTCCGAGGTGGACGGTCTGATCATTCCGGGCGGGGAAAGTACCACCATGGCGCTGCTGCTGGATCGCTACGCGCTGCGCGAACCGTTGCGCGCCCGGCTGGCCGGCGGTCTTCCCTCCTGGGGAACCTGTGCCGGCATGGTGCTGCTGGCGCGCCGCCTTACCGATCCACGCCCGCAACCGCTGGGCATCGTCGACATGGTCGTGAGCCGCAACGCGTTCGGCCGCCAGGTGGACAGCTTCGAAACCGAGCTGTCGGTGGACGGCATCGGCGGGCAGGCGCTGCACGCCGTGTTCATCCGCGCCCCGGTGGTGCGGGAAACGGGCGCCGCGGTACGGGTGCTGGCCCGGCTGCCCGACGGCAGGCCGGTAGCCGTGCAGCAGGGCCCCCACCTCGCCACCGCATTCCATCCCGAGCTGACCGCCGACCGCCGCCTGCACCGCCACTTTCTCGCCACCGTCGCGGAGCGCGGCACGGTCCGGGCTGCACGTGCCGCGACCGATTGTTCGGCGTTCCCCGGTTGACCGCGAACCGGCTGCTCCCGTATGGTGGTAGCGGGTGACTACGGTTATTCCGCGCAGCATTCCGGGGAGTTCCACCGCATGAGCCTGGAGGCAATCATTGCCATCGGCTTTGTTGCGCTGATCGCCATCGAAACCACGATCAGTTGGCTGCACAACCTTCGCACGTACGAGTTTCGGGATACGGCGGCGAATTTCGCCCTGGCGTTTGGGGACCTGCTGATGGCGGCGGCCATGAAGGCCGTGTTCCTGGTGTTGTTCGCGCTCCTGCACCGCTTCGCGCCGCTGGACATGGGGTTGTCGTGGATGTCGTGGGCGTTGC includes the following:
- the pdxS gene encoding pyridoxal 5'-phosphate synthase lyase subunit PdxS, with product MVNGDKRTGTWTVKVGLAQMLKGGVIMDVVTADQARIAEDAGACAVMALERVPAEIRAAGGVARMADPTKVTEIQEAVSIPVMAKCRIGHFVEAQVLEALAVDYIDESEVLTPADETNHVWKHGFSVPFVCGCRDLGEALRRIGEGAAMIRTKGEAGTGNVVEAVRHARAVLGALRRVGRLDDSELMAEAKRLGAPLQLLQDVRRDGRLPVVNFAAGGIATPADAALMMQLGVDGVFVGSGIFKSEQPARMAGAIVKATTHFRDAAIVAEASRGLGAAMPGLDIREIPETEQLAVRGW
- the pdxT gene encoding pyridoxal 5'-phosphate synthase glutaminase subunit PdxT; the encoded protein is MLIGILALQGDFAEHRAALRALGVDTRLVRLPAELSEVDGLIIPGGESTTMALLLDRYALREPLRARLAGGLPSWGTCAGMVLLARRLTDPRPQPLGIVDMVVSRNAFGRQVDSFETELSVDGIGGQALHAVFIRAPVVRETGAAVRVLARLPDGRPVAVQQGPHLATAFHPELTADRRLHRHFLATVAERGTVRAARAATDCSAFPG